tgcattttttttgtcaacAAGTGTTTCTTCAACTGGGGCGTCTCTAAACTGAGAGGCGATTCCTCACTGAAATGGAATTATTGACCGATATTCTTTCCTGTCGGAAGTGACCAGGATTTAAATCATTTGACCGGTCGGAGACGCGATTGCAGACACCACTCGCAGGCTTTGAAAGCTCCTGTGTGAGGAACTGGGCCGACCTTCTTGCTCAGTCCTGCTTCAACGACTGGTTCGCCGCCTTGTTCCAATAATCTTCGTTGACGTCAGTCAAACGCCCAGCAGCCTGCGGCGCTCTCCTGATTTGATGGGAACTGCCGAACTGAAGGAAGAGATAGCGAATAAGGTGGTCCATCTCTTGAGTAGGCGGGCGAGAGTCGGATTTCCAGTGACGATCAGAACGGAACGCCAGCCCACTAgcaaaacacaaataaaaacttCATTGCCGAGTCCCGCCAGTGAATTATTGACTTTATCTCCTCATCTCCAGAAGGGACCATGAGCAAGATCTTTGGAAGGTTTTTGGCACAACACATTTTAATGGGCAAGGACTGGTAGGAATGGTCACCGGCTATCACAGAACCTACCACAAACTTGCTGTATGCTGGTCGTGTCTGTATTCCCGTCCAAATCTGTCACAAGGAGAAAAAGGGGCGTCCACGAAACCATACACAGCATAAAAAGAGCAAGTAGATCCTTAGTAATACAAACAAATATGGACAGCACTTACTCCCATCGTTATCGTGCTGATAAGATACTAGGAGCCACTTCTACTGGGAGAGAGAGCCTACATACCGGAGACGGTATGATCAGCACGTCCAAACCCCTGGCTTTCTCCATCGAGCGAATTATGGCCAGGACTCCAGAACCAAAGTGTGCCCCCTACCCGAACCTACTGCAAGGAGCGGTGGCCAAAGGCGAACCAAAGCACGTGTTCCACCTGAACTCTTCGGTACCCTGCATGATCCCACTCTTGTCCTTGGCTTATGAAAGCAGCTCGAAGGGTGGCCTGGCCGGCGCCGAGCACCGCAAGAGCCAACTGGAGACTTCCTACGACTGCAATCACTTGGTGAACTGCGGCTTGTCATCCAAGGCGGACGTGGCCAATCTCTCGCCGCCACTGGAGCAGTACAGGCTCATCCGGCCACGTGTGGTCAACCAATCGTCCTTTCATGCCATGGGGGCTCTGTGTTACCTGAACTGCGGCGATGGGCCATGCCCTCCTCCGGCTGCCGCCACCATCTTCAACATGCACCCAATGGCTTCCTACCTGCTGGGCTCCCCCCTCGGCGTGCTCGCCGATAAGAACAAACTGGGGCTGTCCTCGGCGGAGAGGTATCCGACGGCTTTCAAGGACCTCTCTTCGTCCCAGATCCAGCACTGCGTGAAGGAGAACGCGCACTTTCTCTCGGAAAAACTGGCCCTGAAGCACTCCTCCAAACTCAACAGCAGCTCCCCAAACAGCAGACCCAAAGTCTTTACCTGTGAAGTGTGTGGAAAGGTAAgtgccccccaccacccctccccccgcctTCCCTCCACACCCGCTCCTTTCCACTCCCCGCCTCCTCTTTAATCGTCTGCCTTCAAAAGCGACCCTTTCAGCGGATCTAATTCGTTTGCCCTGCTCATATTGTGTTTTTAGGTTTTTAACGCACATTATAATTTAACCCGTCACATGCCAGTGCACACAGGAGCCAGGCCGTTCGTTTGCAAAGTGTGTGGCAAAGGGTTCCGTCAAGCCAGCACTCTGTGCCGACACAAGATCATTCACACCCAGGTACGTTGGTCCGCTTCCTCCGTTCAACGCCATTGCAAACTCCTAAGTTCACGTGTCGACCTTAAAACGTGGGAGCGGTTCCCTGCAACTGCACAATCTGGCTCAACTCTTCTGTCGCGTGGCCTGCAGTCAGGTTTGATAACCTTACAGGACACTAACCATTTGGTGTGTTCCGGCAAAGCCGAAGAGGAGGAGCCCACGGTGTAAAACTGTCGCGATCAAGTCTGCATTGTATGATGTGGTGGGGGCCTTTTAGTTGATTGTAATATTGCGGGAGATCTCTAGGCTTTAGCTAATTTTACAGTGGATAAAAATGTGGAACTGGGCCGTGAAATAAACATTAAAGGAGCTGCGTTTAAGTAGAGTAGACGGCGCGCACCCGCCTCCGACCTTTTTGTCCAATAACACgctcttctgtcttcctccctttctaTAACTTCCGACGGCCTGGCGCTCGCTTTCAATGCAGCGGCAGTGGCGTGAAGTGATTCGGGACACGTCCCGGCATTTACCCTATGATATGCAAAATTAGCAGAAGCCGGACACCTAACATTTCTGGAGTATTTGAGATGGCAGTTTACACCCATTTTAATGTTGATGTCCTCCATTGGGCTGATTTATACTTGACATCTGTCCGTTTGTTTTGGTCTACTCGGAAAATTGAGATACAGCGGATTTGTTTGAGGGCAGGTGGGAATAGTGATTTATCGTTCAGGCGCCCCGAAAGTCGGGCCGAACAAATGTTCTTTGCGGCTAAATCCTAAACATATTTGCTAATGTTACATTTGCATCACTTGGCAGGAAAAGCCTCACAAGTGCAATCAGTGTGGCAAAGCGTTTAACAGAAGTTCCACACTCAATACCCACACCAGAATCCATGCCGGCTACAAACCCTTTGTTTGCGAGTTCTGCGGGAAAGGATTTCACCAAAAAGGTAACTCTGATGGGCGAATATTAAAACATCTGCACCAGGAATAAACAAGAGGCAGTCAGTCGAAGTGAACAGAACATTGGGCTAACTAATGTAATGTATATAGGCTACGGTTTATACACGATAAATTAAAACAGTCTTACAGACATTTCATATGAAGACTCCTTTGATTGCATTTTTTCAGAAATTGTGAGAGTTCCAATAAAGCTACGGATGTATTTAGCAACATTTATTCAGTCTCACGCAGCTAAGAGTAGAATCAATATTTGTTAACCCGCGAattttactttggattttctTCAGTGTTAAATGCCTATCTTGCATTATTTCCAGGTAACTACAAGAATCACAAACTGACTCACAGCGGCGAGAAGCAGTTCAAGTGCAGCATTTGCAACAAGGCTTTTCACCAGATCTACAACCTCACCTTTCACATGCACACCCACAACGACAAGAAACCCTTCACCTGCTCCACCTGTGGCAAGGGGTTCTGTCGGAACTTTGATCTGAAAAAACACGTCAGGAAGTTACACGACAACGGCCCAGGAACTCGTTCGTCTACCGCAGACTTTCCTCTGGATGAACAGCCTCGGAAATAAGGCTTGCAGACACGCACATTCGTATATAAATCCCGTAACCGCTAAGAACTGTTTGCATGCAGAGTTATATTATATACAAAAATGAATATAGACTCATGCACGGAGATTGTTGAGTTTTATCTGAAAAGTTCGGGACAAAAAAGTCACTTCATCTCAGCTTCGGagagatgtaaaaaaaaagtataatgtaTTTATTTGGATTCTATTCGTTTGCTGCTGCATGGATTTTGTCCGTTTGgatctttttttccatttcatctAATCGCAGATTAGATTCGCGCTCAATAGCCATAAATGGAGAAATTGGGTCTGGGTTGTTACGTTGATTCCCCGctcgctcgctcgctctctcCCTGTAAAAGCAACCGGCTCCTTCATTGTTATGCTACAAAATGGTCCATACATATCAGGAGGAGATATTATTGCGACGGGACTCCGATGTATCTTATGGTGATCAAATAAATTCTTGTAATTCTCCAGACACTGGGATTTTCTGGTTGTTTTGAGAAAGTGATTTTATGAGTGAAACAATTTAAAAGTTTACTTGAAAATATTCCCTCTATATAATTTCTATTACACAAATGTGATTATGCATAGATTGGTATAATGGGAATAAAATaaattagggtaggattaatgtaaatatgtGTTTGATGGACAGCGCGGACtccgagggccgaagggcctgtttggtgCTGTAAATCTCTATGACTAACACGTCTCAATATCGTTATGATTTATAAAGTACTGGTTACACGGGGTATTACATATTGCAATTCAAGGAAAAAAACTCAAGCTTTTCTGCATGTGGTCGTTGTAATTGCAAATTTAAACAACTTGCTTGGTGCCGCCGACAGACCTAAAGCAGGAAGCGTTAGTTTTAACAGCGGGGGAGAAATTCGGTGCGGCGACTGAGggcgggggagtggggatggtgaaGTTTTTTCGAAAAAATTCGAAATGCGGTCTGTGGAACTTGGCGTCACTGGTCTGATATCAACCCCTCGTTTATTTCAAAACAACGCAGTGAGCTGTCCTTTCCCTCTTCAGATGTGTTAAGACATTAATTAAAGTGAACAATGAACAAAGAGGGTTAGAGATGAATGATTTGAAGGTATAATGACCAACAATTACAGAGTGCTGTGGGGAGAAAAGTAGGATATTCAAGTGTTAAACGGTAAGAAAACAACTTAACATTTAAGcagttttcttttgtatttttggcGGGAGAAGGGAAAGCCTTCCTTAATGAACGCACAGGACCGGATTTGTGTTTTTAGTCAGATGAGACCAGAGCACTCCCTTCATTTTTaccacattttttttccagactAACAGAAGTAGGAAGAGTTTGTGTAAATAAAATGTGATCTGTAGCATCAAAAAGGAAACACAATTAAGATGACTGATTCCCCGATATGGAACGGAGAAACACATAAAGCTAAGGTAGCAGCAACTTTCATTGGTTTGATGCCAGAGCTACAGTATTCATAAATTCTGCAAACCCAGAGTTTATTATTGACCATTTTATGCGATGCCACCATTTGCTATTAAATCTCCATTTGCCCAGCGGCCTAAACAGAATCTGGAAATACGGGGTGGATTTGCAAAATCGCGGAGAACGAAATAGGACATAGGACCAATTGGATAGCGTTTCCAAAGCCGGAATCGGCTCCGCGGGCCGATCGGCCTCTTTCTATGGCAGGGAAGCTATAAGATCTCTTGTTCGATGCCCTGTTACTTCAATGAATTGACGGCAGCTACAAAGTTCTTTACAGGGTGACTATACTTCTAAACGGGGAATCTCACACATAAGCCTCTCAATTCAATGGAATcatattttaaatctattttcatATCTATTTATAAGAAAAAAACTATGCAACGCTTAGTTAGACGAGAAAAGAAAGGCCTGTAGGTGTCTGGGATGAATTGTTGGAAAGAGGTGTCATTTGTTAAAATTCACAATAACGAGGAATGGAACAGATATAAACTGGTTTTCTCTCAGTAAGTTAATTTTAGATAGCTCCATTTGCTGGAATATTAACTAACGGTATTCGACTTCAAACAATAGTTGGAAATGGACAAAGTTACTGAATGAATGAGATGGCAGACGTTGAGTAAAAGCGAGGAGAAATGGTTCATCTGGTGGATGTTAATTGTGCATTATTATTGCCCACTTAAATGGGAAGGACAGAGACCATAGGTCGGTGGTGACTATTTATTTTCCTATTAAGACACGGGTTCTTCCTGTGATTCCGCAGTCAGTGATGAAAATGGTATTTGCTGGCTAATTATCGCCTGGAGCTGGCAACGTGTTATCGCAGCGGCAACTGATCATTTCCAACTCCAATGAAATTCGTGCTGGTCACACAGTCTACTTTATCCAGAGGAAGAGACGCTGATTAACACGGAGCTCTCCTCGCAGAGAAGCTCAGGCGCCGTCATTTACTGAACTTGGATGAAGGTAGTTTCTGAAGAAGACGCTCCcgtggctctctctctctgttcaccAGACCTCTCCGGTTAACAGTTtacaacacacacagaaacatggCATTCATGCAAGTCGgttcttttgggggggggggggggggaatacttTTAATTAAATGGTTAAGTGTGTTGGAAAACACTCAGTAACTTCTCGCTTGAAATTCCCACCAAATGGATACCTTATGCGCCTTTATTGTTATTGCGGTTAAATGATTTCAGCGATCTTCAATCCGGACACTTTCCCCATGGAATACAGGTCTTGTTATGACCTTTTTGTGTTGGAAAACAAGAAATAATCGTCTCTTTATTAACTTTCTCCAGGTCCTTGCGGAATTCATTTTATTCGTTCTTAAGCGAATACTACCTAATTTCTatgttgcaatatttatttacttctgtaatttatagatttttatgtctttgcactgtactgctgccgcaaaacaacaaatttcacgtaatatgtcagtgataataaatctgattctaatatACATCAGATGCTACATATTGGTTAAATTAACCACACCTTCAAAGGGCAATCTCGATGGTGTGAATATGATTTATAGGTCCCTGTTCGTCACGGCAGTAACCTTGTAGTTAATGCATCATGTTTTTTCTTATTATTTCAAGCAACATCACGCACTTTTAACTGTGGAAATGCACACAGATCAAGTAATCCGATGAATCAAAATCAGACTGAACTCGGTTTAAAACCAGCACTGTACATATCCACTGTACCTGACCTCTACAAATATCGAGGTGGGACTTGTTTTTGGCAAAAAGCAAATAGCATAAAGCATAAATAGCAAATAGCATGAGTATATATATACATTTAACCCCAGTTTGTTTAAGAATATTGCAGGTTATTTGCAGTGTTGTCATGacatgtggttaaaaaaaaacttttatccaTGTTATTGGAAAGGAGTCGGCGTCTCGCCGATTATCCCTGCGCCCAACTCTTGCAAATGTTTTCATCCACTGTAATCAATCtgcaaacaaaaatattaaaatctgtTATCAAATTATTGCGACAGACTTTCTTTGTGCAGTGATTCCTCACGCCCAGCATTCACATTTAACGTGTTTTGATTTGTTTAAGATAATTGAGGGATAGAATGGAGATGCAACATCTACTACACCATCAGATGCCAAACAGGCGAGAGCTTGGCAAACCCTGCAGTAATTAAAACGTATGGGGGAGCGGACAAGCAAAGGAGTTCCCTGGAAACACAACCGGGGGGAGGGTAGGGGGAACAGTCACTCAGTGTCCCAGAATGACAGGACAATTATATTTCACCTGCACCTTGTTCAGACTGTAATCCGTTGGAGTGTCTGCACAATAACGTTGCACGCTATGCTTGCAGGAACCAACATGAGTGGACAATAAGCAGAATGTGGGAAGGTGAAACATATCTCTACCTTTCAACTATAAGATTATTTGAGGAGCTAGAAACTTTTTATTGAGATAATTTCCATTCGATGTATAacttggcagaagatacaatcaTAAATAACAGGGTGAGACCATTCGGCTCCTCTCGCCTGATCTGCCTGTCAATCAGATTATGGCAGATTTTTTCCCTCTTCAGCTAAACTGTGCTTTGAAATCTTcggccttttttttgttttattcttgaaCCAAGGTCCAGTTGAACTTTTTTGTGGTTCTGGTGTGAGCGTCGGAGGCGATCGCCCGGGCAGCGCACTCCAGCGGAAGGTGCAAGGAACAGCAGGAGACGGCGCTTCTCGGAAGGTCGAACGCATCGGCTGGGGAATCGCCTCCTCTGTTCTGCGCCAGCACCGATCCCATTGGGACCGGAGGATAAGGATTCAGCAGGCAAAGGGGAAGTTAAGTTACCTGTTTCAATCATTTCGCTACGGTTTGACGTTTTTAATTGTGCTTTTTAAAAGTCAACTTCATATTTTttgctttaaaacattttaaaattatttactgcCATTTTAATGTATTCTCGAGTGACTCTGCCAGCCCATCTGACCACGCCGCTGGACACTGGGATGGGAAATACCAGCGAGCTTCCCTCCCATATCCGGTATGAtggcggtgtgtgtggagggtggggtCCCGCACCGTCGCCCCGTCGAGTATAAGTTAGTGATTTAACAAGAGTAACAActgttctcttctcccctttaaTCGTGGTTTAATTCATTAGTTCAGACTGAAAGAGACGGTGATACCGACCCTTCTTCTCAATGGCGTTACCACTTCATTTTTGAATTCGGTTTGACCCTCAGGTCGTCGGAGAATGTAGGTTCACACCAGTCGGTGGCCCAGGTAAGGGAAGGTTTTACCCTTAACATTCATCCTAGGCACACCCTTCTCCTAACCTACCACTGCCCCAAGTAAAGGAAGATTTTAGCCTTGACTCTGCTCTGGACACAGTTTTCTCCCAGCTCCAAGATTGCCTCCACTCCCGGTTATAACTTGTGGTGAAGGCGAGGGGTGTGGTAAATACCACTGATTGTTACTTGCAGTGtaaggggtggggagaaggaagaAACGGCCCTGGCCATttctagtatcagtaatggtagTTGTGAAACTTGCATATTGACACCAAACCCACTTATGTCCCTTTGAGGGATGAattcttctctccttttctgtTCTGACCTAAGCTCTCGGCAAAGCCATTGATTCCTAACAACTATTTTAGACGACCTAACAAGCTGCTCAGTTGTATCAATCTCCATTACAAAGTGCAACAAGAACAAGACCAGAATTGACCTTGGCAGTAGATTCAATAGAGGCAATGTGCCAGTTCTTGTGGTCTGTTCATCCCCAATAGGAATCACCATCCATGGACCTCCTGTGCccatccttacctggtttggATGGAGAGGGTTGGGCTTACCGATCCATCACATCCCGGAATCCAGCAGCAGGGTGTCTGGTGATGGAGTGAGGAGGATGAGCCCTGAACTGTCCCCATCAGTCTTTCACAGCTGGTAAAATCACACTCTGAACTTTGCAGGTGTAGAAGCCATTtttttaataaagtagtttttgaaTGCTTGGCATGCAGACTTCTGAATCTATCATCAGGATGGGATTTCTGCATTTGACAGTGCATGTGTGGAAGTCAGGGATTAACTGTTTAAATGGCTAAACAttggaatttctttttaaaaacccCAGCACCAGCCTCTGAGATCTAGTCCCAAGGAACATCTGGTCCTGGCAAACCTGCAAAGTTCCTCTTACTAGTATCTGTGTATGTGCCAAAACTGAGTGAGATGTTTCACCAACTAAGTAAACAACAGCCTGAGATTGTGATACTTGGAGAATCATAGCTTTCAGTCAATGTCCAATGCTGGACATGACCCATTCCTCTCAGGACAGAGTAACCAGAGGTCTTGGTGCAGTGCTGTCAATCAAGATAAGATGATCTGGAAAATTCTCAATATTAACTCTAGACTTCATTAAGTTCCATGTTACCAGTCAAACACAGGTAAGGGAATCTCCTGTCTATTATCCTCAGCTTCATGTTGGCCACGACCTTGAAAAACCACTGAATAGTTGAGGACTTCAATATCACCATCACTGACCAAGCTGGTGAGATCGTGAAGGGAACAGCTTCCAGatcagatttaagataagatgtctctattagtcatatgtacatcgaaacacacagtaaaatgtatcttttgcgtagaatgttctgggggcagcccacaagtgtcgccactcttccggcgccaacatagcatgcccacaactcctaacccatacacctttggaatgtgggaggaaaccagagcacccggaggaaacccacgcagacaccgagagaatgtacaaactgcttacagacaatggtgggaattgaaccccgaccgctggcactgtaatagtgttatgctatgCTGATTTGTGGGAGGCAATGAGAGAACCAGCACAAAGGAAAATCCTACCTTATTTTATTCTCATCACCTCCCAGTTGTAAATGTGGTAGGAGTGTCTGTCTCATAGATCTTATGGAATCAAGGTCCCATTTTCACATtttcaaactcctcacagacagtggcaagaattgaacttgggtcgctggtgctgtaaagtgttaaactaaccactacgctaccatttGCAGTAACTCcgttttattcttctcacattcccatcacctctccccaattctaccactcacctacacactagggcaatttacattggctaactaacctaccaacccacatgactttggctttggcatctgggaggcaactgAAGAAACCCCATATGATAacagagaatttgcaaactccacacagacagcactggaggtcaggattgaacctgggtcactggaactgtgaggtagcagctctactagctgagccatTGTGCCATCCATAAAATGTGCAACCTTCTAACGTCATATTTGCCACAGTCTATTAAGCCAGGAAGTTTAAGAGTGTAGAACATTTTGCCAGAAATAGCACTTCTATGCCTAAAAAAATTGGTGTCTGCCCAATGAAGTTATTATTACAAGTCTACATGCATACTAAGCAATAGGAGGAAAAAAGAATCAGGAAGGGTTAGGGAGTAAATTCCAGAGTGCAAAGCCTTGGCAGCTACATACGTGGTCAATAATAGTGGAACAGTTAAATTTGGGGGTGATCATAAAACCAGATATTGGAGGAGCAATAGCTGGGAGGGTTATCGGGCTGGAGGACATTACAGGTAGAGAGAAGGTTGAAGCCTTGGAAGCATCTGAAGatgaggatgagaatttaaaatttgTGAATTTAAAATTTGCTTATCTAGGGGCCAGCATTAGACAGCCAGTAAAGGGCGATTGGAACATGGGGAATTTTGGATGTGAGCAGCATAAATTTGAATGACCTCGGGGTGAGCTCAGAAGCGAGGTATTTTTTGCTCTCGGACCCTGCTCCTAATTTGCTTGAGTTTTTCCATCATTTATATGGCACAAGTTAGAAAACAGAGCAaatgctctccatttgcctggatgagtgcaagtcCAACTATATTCAAGATGATCTATAAGTCCTCCTTAGATTATGAACGGACAGCCCATAAACACGAAcaaacatttgggagaccagtgggatggatgagGGTGGCTTTGcctgctgctgtggggctgcaggcatcttctgctgggtgggaacagggcatttccgtgtgccttctctcctcacccctcccttctgagccacaacATGGGGGGCTGGGAGTGCTGAACAGACCCTATCACCGAGTCAGTGAGACCAGCTGACAGCCGCTCTTTGCCCCGCCTGCTCATTCTCCTGTCAAACAGCTGTTTCTGTTCCATTTCTGAATTTCAGACAGTTCGGGTTAGGAGAAGTTCTCAGGAGTGGAACCCTGTCGTGACCTGGAGACTTGGCGTGTACCATTTCAGGACAAAGGTTCCCATTTGACCTACACCTCATCCCCTGGCTGAAACACACTCTCATCTTTATCA
This is a stretch of genomic DNA from Pristis pectinata isolate sPriPec2 chromosome 15, sPriPec2.1.pri, whole genome shotgun sequence. It encodes these proteins:
- the fezf1 gene encoding fez family zinc finger protein 1; the encoded protein is MISTSKPLAFSIERIMARTPEPKCAPYPNLLQGAVAKGEPKHVFHLNSSVPCMIPLLSLAYESSSKGGLAGAEHRKSQLETSYDCNHLVNCGLSSKADVANLSPPLEQYRLIRPRVVNQSSFHAMGALCYLNCGDGPCPPPAAATIFNMHPMASYLLGSPLGVLADKNKLGLSSAERYPTAFKDLSSSQIQHCVKENAHFLSEKLALKHSSKLNSSSPNSRPKVFTCEVCGKVFNAHYNLTRHMPVHTGARPFVCKVCGKGFRQASTLCRHKIIHTQEKPHKCNQCGKAFNRSSTLNTHTRIHAGYKPFVCEFCGKGFHQKGNYKNHKLTHSGEKQFKCSICNKAFHQIYNLTFHMHTHNDKKPFTCSTCGKGFCRNFDLKKHVRKLHDNGPGTRPVELFCGSGVSVGGDRPGSALQRKVQGTAGDGASRKVERIGWGIASSVLRQHRSHWDRRIRIQQAKGKLSYLFQSFRYVQTERDGDTDPSSQWRYHFIFEFGLTLRSSENVGSHQSVAQSANQCHLLHLPAAHQLEPEKVGIGKEKVAAEHSWKGPRMNSRLQPSASCKLENVICGGGKEEMRTKDRYEYIIIFNPSLPLQALVSVVDTS